From a single Pseudorasbora parva isolate DD20220531a chromosome 17, ASM2467924v1, whole genome shotgun sequence genomic region:
- the ftr81 gene encoding finTRIM family, member 81 isoform X1 has product MEPKLTESLSDQLTINVYDWARKHGVVPSLPCGTGEREMSKMAESSDDQNSFTCPICLHLLNNPVTTSCGHSFCMNCLNECWDQGDQKGVYSCPQCRQTFTPRPALSRSTVLTEVVEKMKRETPKAGTASPVLSFSVSGDVECDICTETKLKAIKSCLACLASYCESHIQTHYTSPALKRHKLVDASPHLLDQICSRHDKLLELYCCKDQQLICMQCALINHQNHNMTSSADERQNIQSQGKLKKTLDTLKREMHQRKTKVQDLREAMNSHKLSAQAAVEHNEKVFTELISSMEKRQAKITEMIRAQEKTEVSRVEELILTLEQEISDLRRRRNELAQLSQVEDDIYFIQNFSSLSHYQCSNLCNISIRQHLTFKEIETVICELKSQLDDLCEQDIVRISEKVPTVHIMVNNMITEYLPSHPKTREEFLIYSSELNLNSSSACNQLSVQNKSVSKRGCFSYSATRGCQVLCNESLSGCCYFEVQLVGAGCSIVFSYDQVSGDTVTFGSNNRSWKCDFPAAILRVKHNSQQTNISLVSKIGVFLDQAAGALSFYNISEKITLLHRIQATFSQPLYPGFSLQDWGYGSSVTICGLPKQNK; this is encoded by the exons ATGGAACCTAAGTTGACTGAAAGTTTAAGTGATCAGTTAACGATAAATGTTTATGATTGGGCGCGGAAACATGGCGTGGTGCCCTCGTTGCCATGTGGAACAGGAGAAAGAGAGATGAG TAAAATGGCAGAATCATCTGATGATCAAAATTCTTTCACCTGTCCGATCTGTCTTCATCTCCTGAACAACCCAGTAACTACATCTTGTGGGCACAGTTTCTGTATGAACTGTCTTAATGAGTGCTGGGATCAGGGCGATCAGAAGGGAGTTTACAGCTGCCCCCAGTGCAGGCAGACGTTCACCCCAAGACCAGCTCTCAGCAGAAGCACGGTGCTGACTGAAGTTGTAGAGAAAATGAAGAGGGAAACGCCAAAAGCAGGAACAGCCTCTCCTGTTCTCAGTTTTTCTGTGTCTGGGGATGTGGAATGTGATATCTGCACAGAGACCAAACTAAAAGCTATCAAGTCTTGTCTGGCATGTTTGGCTTCTTACTGTGAATCTCACATCCAAACTCATTATACATCTCCTGCATTAAAGCGGCACAAACTGGTCGATGCCTCGCCACATCTACTGGACCAGATCTGCTCTCGACACGATAAACTACTGGAGCTGTACTGTTGCAAAGATCAGCAGCTGATATGTATGCAGTGTGCATTGATCAACCACCAGAACCATAACATGACATCATCTGCAGATGAAAGACAAAACATACAG TCACAGGGAAAGCTGAAGAAAACTTTGGATACCCTAAAAAGGGAAATGCATCAGCGAAAAACAAAGGTACAGGATTTAAGAGAGGCCATGAACTCCCATAAG CTCTCTGCACAGGCAGCAGTGGAGCACAATGAGAAGGTATTTACTGAGCTGATCAGCTCCATGGAGAAAAGACAAGCCAAGATAACAGAGATGATCAGAGCTCAGGAAAAAACAGAAGTAAGCAGAGTTGAGGAACTCATACTAACTCTGGAGCAGGAGATTAGTGATCTGAGGAGAAGACGCAATGAACTGGCGCAGCTGTCGCAGGTGGAGGATGACATCTATTTTATTCAG AatttttcttctctttcccaCTACCAATGTTCAAATTTGTGCAACATCTCCATCAGACAACATTTGACATTCAAAGAGATAGAAACCGTCATCTGTGAGCTGAAAAGTCAACTGGATGATCTCTGTGAACAAGACATTGTGCGGATCTCAGAGAAAG TTCCCACTGTCCATATAATGGTGAATAATATGATCACAGAGT ATTTGCCATCTCATCCCAAGACTAGAGAAGAGTTCCTTATAT ATTCCTCTGAACTGAATCTGAATAGCTCCTCAGCCTGTAATCAGCTCTCTGTACAGAACAAGTCTGTGTCAAAGCGTGGTTGTTTTTCATACTCTGCAACCCGTGGATGCCAAGTGTTGTGTAATGAGAGTCTATCAGGGTGCTGTTATTTTGAAGTACAGTTAGTAGGAGCAGGCTGTTCTATTGTGTTTTCATATGACCAGGTTAGCGGAGACACTGTTACGTTTGGCTCTAACAACAGATCCTGGAAATGTGACTTTCCAGCAGCTATACTTCGTGTAAAGCACAATAGCCAACAGACTAACATTAGCTTGGTCTCTAAAATTGGAGTGTTTCTTGATCAAGCGGCAGGAGCCTTGTCCTTTTACAATATCTCTGAGAAAATTACCCTCCTACACAGAATCCAGGCCACATTTTCTCAACCCCTCTACCCTGGGTTTTCACTTCAGGATTGGGGTTATGGCTCCTCAGTGACTATTTGTGGTCTTCCAAAgcaaaataagtaa
- the ftr81 gene encoding finTRIM family, member 81 isoform X2 — translation MAESSDDQNSFTCPICLHLLNNPVTTSCGHSFCMNCLNECWDQGDQKGVYSCPQCRQTFTPRPALSRSTVLTEVVEKMKRETPKAGTASPVLSFSVSGDVECDICTETKLKAIKSCLACLASYCESHIQTHYTSPALKRHKLVDASPHLLDQICSRHDKLLELYCCKDQQLICMQCALINHQNHNMTSSADERQNIQSQGKLKKTLDTLKREMHQRKTKVQDLREAMNSHKLSAQAAVEHNEKVFTELISSMEKRQAKITEMIRAQEKTEVSRVEELILTLEQEISDLRRRRNELAQLSQVEDDIYFIQNFSSLSHYQCSNLCNISIRQHLTFKEIETVICELKSQLDDLCEQDIVRISEKVPTVHIMVNNMITEYLPSHPKTREEFLIYSSELNLNSSSACNQLSVQNKSVSKRGCFSYSATRGCQVLCNESLSGCCYFEVQLVGAGCSIVFSYDQVSGDTVTFGSNNRSWKCDFPAAILRVKHNSQQTNISLVSKIGVFLDQAAGALSFYNISEKITLLHRIQATFSQPLYPGFSLQDWGYGSSVTICGLPKQNK, via the exons ATGGCAGAATCATCTGATGATCAAAATTCTTTCACCTGTCCGATCTGTCTTCATCTCCTGAACAACCCAGTAACTACATCTTGTGGGCACAGTTTCTGTATGAACTGTCTTAATGAGTGCTGGGATCAGGGCGATCAGAAGGGAGTTTACAGCTGCCCCCAGTGCAGGCAGACGTTCACCCCAAGACCAGCTCTCAGCAGAAGCACGGTGCTGACTGAAGTTGTAGAGAAAATGAAGAGGGAAACGCCAAAAGCAGGAACAGCCTCTCCTGTTCTCAGTTTTTCTGTGTCTGGGGATGTGGAATGTGATATCTGCACAGAGACCAAACTAAAAGCTATCAAGTCTTGTCTGGCATGTTTGGCTTCTTACTGTGAATCTCACATCCAAACTCATTATACATCTCCTGCATTAAAGCGGCACAAACTGGTCGATGCCTCGCCACATCTACTGGACCAGATCTGCTCTCGACACGATAAACTACTGGAGCTGTACTGTTGCAAAGATCAGCAGCTGATATGTATGCAGTGTGCATTGATCAACCACCAGAACCATAACATGACATCATCTGCAGATGAAAGACAAAACATACAG TCACAGGGAAAGCTGAAGAAAACTTTGGATACCCTAAAAAGGGAAATGCATCAGCGAAAAACAAAGGTACAGGATTTAAGAGAGGCCATGAACTCCCATAAG CTCTCTGCACAGGCAGCAGTGGAGCACAATGAGAAGGTATTTACTGAGCTGATCAGCTCCATGGAGAAAAGACAAGCCAAGATAACAGAGATGATCAGAGCTCAGGAAAAAACAGAAGTAAGCAGAGTTGAGGAACTCATACTAACTCTGGAGCAGGAGATTAGTGATCTGAGGAGAAGACGCAATGAACTGGCGCAGCTGTCGCAGGTGGAGGATGACATCTATTTTATTCAG AatttttcttctctttcccaCTACCAATGTTCAAATTTGTGCAACATCTCCATCAGACAACATTTGACATTCAAAGAGATAGAAACCGTCATCTGTGAGCTGAAAAGTCAACTGGATGATCTCTGTGAACAAGACATTGTGCGGATCTCAGAGAAAG TTCCCACTGTCCATATAATGGTGAATAATATGATCACAGAGT ATTTGCCATCTCATCCCAAGACTAGAGAAGAGTTCCTTATAT ATTCCTCTGAACTGAATCTGAATAGCTCCTCAGCCTGTAATCAGCTCTCTGTACAGAACAAGTCTGTGTCAAAGCGTGGTTGTTTTTCATACTCTGCAACCCGTGGATGCCAAGTGTTGTGTAATGAGAGTCTATCAGGGTGCTGTTATTTTGAAGTACAGTTAGTAGGAGCAGGCTGTTCTATTGTGTTTTCATATGACCAGGTTAGCGGAGACACTGTTACGTTTGGCTCTAACAACAGATCCTGGAAATGTGACTTTCCAGCAGCTATACTTCGTGTAAAGCACAATAGCCAACAGACTAACATTAGCTTGGTCTCTAAAATTGGAGTGTTTCTTGATCAAGCGGCAGGAGCCTTGTCCTTTTACAATATCTCTGAGAAAATTACCCTCCTACACAGAATCCAGGCCACATTTTCTCAACCCCTCTACCCTGGGTTTTCACTTCAGGATTGGGGTTATGGCTCCTCAGTGACTATTTGTGGTCTTCCAAAgcaaaataagtaa